The stretch of DNA CAAGGCCGCCGTCGTGCTGATGAGCCTGCCCGAGGAGCAGGCGTCGGAGGTGATGAAGCGCTTCTCACCGCGCGAGATCGAGCAGGTGTCGATCGAGATCGCCCGGCTCGAACGCGTCAGCGTCGAGGAGCAAGAAGAGGCGATCCGTGAGTTTGCCGAAACCAACCCCGTCAATGGCGACGGCGGCGGCCTCGAGTTCGCCAAGAAGCTCGTCAAAGGCGCGCTCGGCCATGAAGCCACCGACACCATCGACAAGCTCCGCCAGTCGATCGAAGCGCTGCCGTTCGGCTTCTTGCGGAACGTCGATACACAGAACATCGCGACCTACCTCGTCGATGAGCATCCTCAAACGATCGCCCTGATCCTGGCGCACCTGCCGGCGTCGTTCAGTGCGGCGATCCTCGGCGGCTTGCCTCCGGACCGCCAGCTCGCTGTCGTACGCCGGATGGCAACGATGGGGCAGACCAATCCCGAGATCGTCCGCGAAGTTGAGTCGGGGCTCGAACGCCGCATGTCGAGCGTTATGAGCCAGAGCTTCCAGGTCGCCGGCGGCGTCGAGGCGGTGGCCGCGATGCTCAACGTTATCGACCGCGCGACCGAGCGTTCGCTGCTCGACGGCATCGCGACCGACGATCCCGACCTAGTGGAAGAGATCCGCCACCTGATGTTCGTCTTCGACGACATCGGCAAGCTCGGCCAGAAGGACATCCAGCAGGTCCTCAAGTCGGTCGAGACCTCGCAGTGGGCGCTGGCGCTGAAGGGCGCGAGTCCCGAGCTGAAGGACAAGATCCTCAGCAACATCTCTCAACGCGCCGGCGACATGCTCCGCGAAGAGATGGAGTTCCTCGGCGCGGTGAAGGTCTCCGCGGTCGAAGAGGTACAGCAGAAGATTGTCGACATCGTCCGCGGCCTCGAAGACTCTGGCGTGATTGAGCTCAACGCGTCGGGCGAAGAAGAGCAGTTGGTGCAGTAGCGGGAGGGACGAGGGGTTAGGGGCGGGGGACGAGGGCTTCTTGGGGAGTCCTCAGCGCCAGCGCCGCGAGTGCAGCGAGGCCTGCTCGCTGCGCGAGTAGGCTTGAGACTTGAGGGCTGGTGCGCCAAGCTTTTCGCTTCACCAGCCGAGTCCTCAAGTCGCACACCTCAATGTCGCAACTCTCCCCCATGATGCAGCAGTACCACGAGGCCAAGGCGGTCTCGGGGGACGCGTTGCTCTTGTTCCGCATGGGGGACTTTTACGAGCTGTTCTACGAGGACGCGAAGGAAGCGGCGCGGCTGCTGGGCATCACCGTCACGACGCGCGACAAAGACAAGGGCGCGAAGGCCGTGCCGATGGCGGGGTTCCCGCACCACCAGCTCGACGCCTATCTGGCGAAGATTCTGCGTTGCGGCCGGCGGGCGGCGGTGTGCGATCAGATGGAGAGCCCTGCCGAGGCAAAAGGGATCGTCCGTCGTGAAGTG from Botrimarina mediterranea encodes:
- the fliG gene encoding flagellar motor switch protein FliG, which codes for MPAITTPTGLHKAAVVLMSLPEEQASEVMKRFSPREIEQVSIEIARLERVSVEEQEEAIREFAETNPVNGDGGGLEFAKKLVKGALGHEATDTIDKLRQSIEALPFGFLRNVDTQNIATYLVDEHPQTIALILAHLPASFSAAILGGLPPDRQLAVVRRMATMGQTNPEIVREVESGLERRMSSVMSQSFQVAGGVEAVAAMLNVIDRATERSLLDGIATDDPDLVEEIRHLMFVFDDIGKLGQKDIQQVLKSVETSQWALALKGASPELKDKILSNISQRAGDMLREEMEFLGAVKVSAVEEVQQKIVDIVRGLEDSGVIELNASGEEEQLVQ